One genomic segment of Pseudomonas chlororaphis subsp. aurantiaca includes these proteins:
- a CDS encoding tautomerase family protein, with translation MPFARISLHRGKSAEYLQALSQGLHEALVERFEVPVADRFQIIHQHEVGELIFDRDYLGGPRSHDFVLIAITAGRPRSVETKRRFYRDLVERLGRAPGIDAEDVMVVITTTEAEAWSFGGGRGN, from the coding sequence ATGCCCTTTGCCCGTATTTCCTTGCACCGAGGAAAGTCCGCCGAGTACCTGCAGGCCTTGTCGCAGGGGCTGCACGAGGCGCTGGTCGAGCGTTTCGAAGTGCCGGTGGCGGACCGCTTCCAGATCATTCACCAGCATGAAGTGGGCGAGCTGATATTCGACCGCGATTATCTGGGCGGCCCGCGCAGCCATGACTTTGTGCTGATCGCGATCACCGCCGGCCGGCCTCGATCGGTCGAGACCAAACGGCGTTTCTATCGCGACCTGGTCGAGCGGCTGGGCCGGGCGCCGGGCATCGATGCCGAGGATGTGATGGTGGTGATTACCACCACCGAGGCAGAGGCATGGTCCTTTGGCGGTGGGCGGGGCAATTAG
- a CDS encoding cupin domain-containing protein, whose amino-acid sequence MSNEQEAPETKGVAVQLLATVDLGPEIEGMAGRQLRMRLVTIEPGGVFGPIHNHKDRPGVVYILEGTITDHRNGIDTDYGPGLGWPEDRDTTHWLENRGTVPAREISVDIIWQE is encoded by the coding sequence ATGAGCAATGAACAGGAGGCACCTGAAACCAAAGGGGTTGCAGTGCAGTTACTGGCAACCGTTGACCTGGGTCCCGAGATCGAGGGGATGGCCGGGCGCCAACTCAGAATGCGTCTGGTGACCATCGAGCCTGGAGGTGTATTCGGGCCGATTCACAACCATAAAGACCGGCCAGGCGTCGTCTACATACTGGAAGGAACCATCACTGACCATCGCAATGGCATCGACACGGACTATGGCCCGGGACTGGGCTGGCCCGAGGACAGGGACACCACGCACTGGCTCGAGAACAGAGGAACGGTTCCGGCGCGGGAGATCTCGGTCGATATTATCTGGCAAGAGTAA
- a CDS encoding TolC family protein has translation MNPKCYCTGWSLVAGLAAGVLVWPSLAGALTLDEALRLAENNAPSLSAQDAKIQAASSAAIPAGELPDPKLLLGVQNYPIGGPDRWRLDQDFMTMQMVGIRQEMPNSDKRKARVEVAAGAVERAAAERRVELLNVRQATALAWIGSYSVERKAALLQDLYEENRLLGATVRAQIASGRGLPADAVTPRQEAAQLAEREDELISQRAQARAALKRWIGAAANDRPEGRLPEWPVDSTGYVHKLQHHPELAAFAPMTREAEARVHEAEADKQSDWSWELDYQRRGREFGDMVSVQFSWDLPLFPGSRQNPRIAARQAELSQLEAEREALSREHAQQLEAQLADYERLDRAVRRNQQSLVPLAREKVDLSLASYRAGKGDLAAVVAARRELIEARLKQIDVEEQRALTNARLYFAYGESAQ, from the coding sequence ATGAACCCCAAGTGCTATTGCACCGGCTGGTCCCTCGTGGCCGGCCTGGCGGCAGGCGTGCTGGTCTGGCCGAGCCTCGCTGGCGCCTTGACTCTCGACGAGGCGTTGCGCCTGGCCGAGAACAACGCGCCGTCGCTGAGCGCCCAGGACGCGAAAATCCAGGCCGCCAGCAGCGCGGCCATCCCCGCCGGCGAACTGCCCGACCCCAAGCTGTTGCTGGGGGTACAGAACTACCCCATTGGCGGCCCGGATCGCTGGCGCCTCGACCAGGACTTCATGACCATGCAGATGGTCGGGATCCGCCAGGAAATGCCCAACAGCGACAAGCGCAAGGCCCGCGTCGAAGTCGCCGCCGGAGCGGTCGAGCGGGCCGCCGCCGAGCGTCGGGTGGAGTTGCTGAACGTGCGCCAGGCCACGGCCCTGGCCTGGATCGGCAGCTATTCGGTGGAGCGCAAGGCGGCGCTGCTCCAGGACCTCTACGAGGAAAACCGCCTGCTGGGTGCCACCGTGCGCGCGCAGATCGCCAGTGGCCGCGGGTTACCGGCGGATGCGGTGACGCCCCGCCAGGAGGCCGCGCAACTGGCCGAGCGCGAGGATGAACTGATCAGCCAGCGGGCCCAGGCCCGGGCCGCGCTCAAGCGCTGGATCGGCGCCGCCGCCAACGACCGGCCCGAGGGACGCTTGCCCGAGTGGCCGGTGGACAGCACAGGCTACGTGCACAAGCTGCAACACCACCCCGAACTGGCGGCCTTCGCGCCCATGACCCGCGAGGCAGAGGCCCGGGTTCATGAGGCCGAGGCCGACAAGCAGTCGGACTGGAGCTGGGAGCTGGACTACCAGCGCCGTGGCCGGGAGTTCGGCGATATGGTCAGCGTGCAGTTTTCCTGGGACTTGCCGTTGTTTCCCGGCTCGCGCCAGAACCCCAGGATCGCCGCCAGGCAGGCCGAGCTGAGCCAACTGGAGGCCGAGCGCGAAGCCCTGTCCCGGGAGCATGCCCAGCAACTGGAAGCGCAGTTGGCCGACTACGAGCGCCTGGATCGCGCGGTGCGCCGCAACCAGCAAAGCCTGGTGCCGCTGGCCCGGGAAAAGGTCGACCTGAGCCTGGCCAGCTATCGCGCCGGCAAGGGCGACCTGGCGGCGGTGGTCGCCGCCCGCCGCGAACTGATCGAAGCCCGCCTCAAGCAGATCGACGTCGAGGAACAGCGTGCCCTGACCAACGCGCGCCTGTATTTCGCCTATGGGGAGAGTGCGCAATGA
- a CDS encoding phytanoyl-CoA dioxygenase family protein, with amino-acid sequence MTDREQLHRQGYVLLRRVIPAEWLDDLRATFDAGVTPSNQWPVPRGMDWRHSLLDAASKVQAVCRLPQLLAVVGELIGERFFLSQVEGREPLAGGGHQQLHRDLSAQRPGDIANALAFLDNYGPENGATRIVSGSHRPDPGEPPFDLTDESRSVQLSGSAGDILVFDVDLLHAGSLNPSGARRRSLLISYFSESLYPSHLETLGLRNIRMDTSERFDPLDRTDTRNA; translated from the coding sequence GTGACTGACCGCGAGCAACTCCATCGACAGGGTTATGTGCTGCTGCGTCGGGTCATCCCGGCCGAATGGCTGGATGACTTGCGTGCCACGTTCGATGCGGGCGTGACGCCGTCGAACCAATGGCCCGTGCCCCGCGGCATGGACTGGCGCCATTCGCTGCTGGACGCCGCTTCGAAGGTCCAGGCGGTGTGCCGCCTGCCGCAGCTGCTGGCGGTGGTGGGCGAGTTGATCGGGGAACGTTTCTTCCTCTCCCAGGTGGAAGGTCGCGAGCCCCTGGCCGGTGGCGGCCATCAGCAGTTGCACCGCGACCTGTCGGCCCAACGGCCAGGCGACATAGCCAATGCCCTGGCTTTTCTCGACAACTACGGCCCCGAGAACGGCGCCACCCGTATCGTCTCCGGCAGCCATCGCCCCGATCCGGGAGAGCCGCCATTCGACCTCACCGACGAGTCGCGGTCCGTGCAGCTTTCAGGCTCCGCCGGCGACATCCTGGTGTTCGATGTCGATCTGCTGCATGCCGGCAGCCTGAACCCAAGCGGCGCACGCCGTCGCTCGCTCCTGATCAGCTATTTTTCCGAGTCTCTGTACCCATCTCATCTGGAAACCCTGGGCCTGCGAAATATCCGGATGGACACGAGCGAGCGCTTCGATCCGTTGGATAGGACTGATACCAGAAACGCATAG
- a CDS encoding efflux RND transporter permease subunit — MIAAVIRWSVANRFLVLLATLFVSAWGVWSVQSTPVDALPDLSDVQVIIRTPYAGQAPQIVENQVTYPLATTMLSVPGAKTVRGYSFFGDSFVYVLFEDGTDLYWARSRVLEYLSQVQSRLPASAKPALGPDATGVGWIFQYALVDRGGGHDLAQLRALQDWFLKFELKTLPNVAEVATVGGMVKQYQVLLDPLKLASLGITQAEVGAAIGKANQETGGAVLEMAETEFMVRASGYLKSLDDFRAIPLKLGAGGVPVTLGEVATVQLGPEMRRGIGELDGEGEAVGGVVILRSGKNARETIAAVKTRLEELKRSLPAGVEIVTTYDRSQLIDRAVSNLGHKLLEEFIVVALVCGIFLWHLRSSLVAIISLPIGVLIAFVVMRQQGLNANIMSLGGIAIAVGAMVDAAVVMIENAHKKLEAWYQAHPGHTLQGEQRWQVITAAATEVGPALFFCLLIITLSFIPVFTLEAQEGRLFGPLAFTKTYAMAAAAGLSVTLVPVLMGYWIRGRIPNEQQNPLNRGLIRLYEPALDAVLRRPRATLLVALLVFLSALWPLSRLGGEFLPPLDEGDLLYMPSALPGLSAQKAAQLLQQTDRLIKSVPEVEHVFGKAGRAETATDPAPLEMFETIIQFKPQEQWRPGMTAEKLVAELDRVVRVPGLTNIWIPPIRNRVDMLATGIKSPIGVKVAGSDLRQIDAVTQAVERVARGVPGVSSALAERLTGGRYIDVDIDRQAAARYGLNIADVQLIVSGAIGGENIGETVEGLARFPISLRYPRDWRDSLGGLEQLPIYTPLGSQITLGTVARVRVSDGPPMLKSENARPSGWVYVDVRGRDLASVVADLRRAVSEQVRLQPGMSLGYSGQFEFLERANARLTWLVPATLLIIFVLLYLTFARFDEALLIMATLPFALTGGAWFLYWLGFNLSVATGVGFIALAGVSAEFGVIMLLYLKNAWAERQESGEGSERGLLAAIREGAVQRVRPKAMTVAVIIAGLLPILLDSGTGSEVMSRIAAPMVGGMLTAPLLSLFVIPAAYRLMRRRHLPATSITQGKKP; from the coding sequence ATGATCGCGGCCGTGATTCGTTGGTCGGTGGCCAACCGTTTTCTGGTGTTGCTGGCGACGCTGTTCGTCAGCGCCTGGGGTGTCTGGTCGGTGCAGAGCACGCCAGTCGACGCGCTGCCGGACCTGTCGGATGTGCAGGTGATCATCCGCACGCCCTATGCGGGGCAGGCGCCGCAGATCGTCGAGAACCAGGTGACCTATCCGCTGGCCACTACCATGCTCTCGGTGCCCGGGGCCAAGACCGTGCGTGGCTATTCGTTCTTCGGCGACAGCTTTGTCTACGTGCTGTTCGAAGACGGCACCGACCTGTATTGGGCCCGCTCGCGGGTGCTGGAGTACCTGAGCCAGGTCCAGAGCCGCCTGCCGGCCAGCGCCAAGCCGGCGCTGGGGCCGGATGCCACCGGGGTCGGCTGGATTTTCCAGTACGCCCTGGTGGACCGCGGCGGCGGGCATGACCTGGCGCAATTGCGCGCCCTGCAGGACTGGTTCCTCAAGTTCGAACTCAAGACCCTGCCGAACGTGGCGGAAGTCGCCACCGTGGGCGGCATGGTCAAGCAGTACCAGGTGCTGCTCGATCCGCTGAAGCTGGCCAGCCTCGGCATCACCCAGGCCGAGGTCGGCGCGGCGATCGGCAAGGCCAACCAGGAAACCGGTGGCGCGGTGCTGGAGATGGCGGAGACGGAGTTCATGGTGCGGGCTTCCGGCTACCTGAAGAGCCTCGATGACTTCCGCGCGATCCCGCTCAAGCTCGGGGCGGGCGGGGTGCCAGTGACCTTGGGCGAGGTTGCGACTGTCCAGCTCGGCCCGGAAATGCGCCGCGGCATCGGCGAACTCGACGGCGAGGGCGAAGCGGTGGGCGGCGTGGTGATTCTGCGCAGTGGCAAGAACGCTCGGGAAACCATCGCCGCGGTGAAGACCCGCCTCGAAGAGCTCAAGCGCAGCCTGCCGGCGGGGGTGGAAATCGTCACCACCTACGACCGCAGCCAACTGATCGATCGCGCGGTGAGCAACCTCGGCCACAAGTTGCTGGAGGAGTTCATCGTCGTCGCCCTGGTGTGCGGGATCTTCCTCTGGCACCTGCGTTCTTCCCTGGTGGCGATCATCTCCTTGCCGATCGGCGTGTTGATCGCCTTTGTGGTGATGCGCCAGCAGGGGCTCAACGCCAACATCATGTCCCTGGGCGGCATCGCCATCGCGGTGGGGGCCATGGTCGACGCGGCGGTGGTGATGATCGAGAACGCCCACAAGAAACTCGAGGCCTGGTACCAGGCCCACCCCGGGCACACCCTGCAGGGCGAACAGCGCTGGCAGGTGATCACCGCGGCAGCGACCGAGGTCGGGCCGGCGCTGTTCTTCTGCCTGTTGATCATCACCCTGTCGTTCATCCCGGTGTTTACCCTGGAGGCCCAGGAAGGACGGCTGTTCGGTCCGCTGGCGTTCACCAAGACCTATGCCATGGCCGCGGCGGCGGGGCTGTCGGTGACCCTGGTGCCGGTGTTGATGGGTTACTGGATTCGCGGGCGGATTCCCAACGAGCAGCAGAACCCGCTGAACCGTGGGTTGATCCGCCTCTATGAGCCGGCCCTGGACGCGGTACTGCGCAGGCCCCGGGCGACCTTGCTGGTGGCCTTGCTGGTGTTTCTCAGCGCGCTATGGCCGCTCTCGCGCCTGGGGGGCGAGTTCCTGCCGCCGCTGGACGAAGGCGACCTGCTGTACATGCCTTCGGCGCTGCCGGGGCTGTCGGCGCAGAAGGCGGCGCAACTGCTGCAACAGACCGACCGGCTGATCAAGAGCGTGCCTGAGGTCGAGCATGTGTTCGGCAAGGCCGGCCGCGCGGAAACCGCCACCGACCCGGCGCCCCTGGAAATGTTCGAAACCATCATCCAGTTCAAGCCCCAGGAACAGTGGCGCCCGGGCATGACCGCGGAAAAACTGGTGGCCGAGCTGGACCGGGTGGTGCGGGTGCCGGGGCTGACCAATATCTGGATTCCACCGATTCGCAACCGCGTCGACATGCTCGCCACTGGCATCAAGAGCCCGATCGGGGTCAAGGTGGCCGGCAGCGACCTGCGGCAGATCGATGCCGTGACCCAGGCTGTCGAGCGGGTGGCCAGGGGTGTGCCCGGGGTCAGCTCGGCGCTGGCCGAGCGCCTGACGGGTGGCCGTTACATCGACGTGGATATCGACCGCCAGGCGGCCGCGCGCTACGGCCTGAACATCGCCGACGTGCAGCTGATCGTCAGCGGCGCCATCGGCGGTGAAAACATCGGCGAGACCGTCGAAGGACTGGCCCGCTTCCCGATCAGCCTGCGTTACCCCCGTGACTGGCGGGACTCGCTGGGGGGGCTGGAGCAGTTGCCGATCTACACCCCGCTGGGCAGCCAGATCACCCTCGGCACGGTGGCCAGGGTCAGGGTCAGCGATGGCCCGCCGATGCTCAAGAGCGAAAACGCCCGGCCTTCGGGTTGGGTGTATGTCGATGTGCGCGGGCGGGATCTCGCCTCGGTGGTCGCCGACCTGCGCCGGGCGGTGAGCGAGCAGGTGCGCTTGCAGCCGGGCATGAGCCTGGGCTACTCCGGGCAGTTCGAGTTCCTCGAACGGGCCAATGCCCGGCTCACGTGGCTGGTGCCGGCCACCTTGCTGATCATCTTCGTGCTGCTGTACCTGACCTTCGCCCGCTTCGACGAGGCCTTGCTGATCATGGCCACGCTGCCGTTCGCCCTGACGGGCGGGGCGTGGTTTCTCTACTGGCTGGGGTTCAACCTGTCGGTGGCCACCGGCGTCGGTTTTATCGCCCTGGCCGGGGTGTCCGCCGAGTTCGGCGTGATCATGCTGCTGTACCTGAAGAACGCCTGGGCCGAACGCCAGGAGTCCGGCGAGGGCAGCGAGCGCGGGTTGCTCGCGGCGATTCGCGAAGGCGCGGTGCAGCGCGTGCGCCCCAAGGCCATGACCGTGGCGGTGATCATCGCCGGCCTGTTGCCGATCCTGCTGGACAGCGGCACCGGCAGCGAAGTGATGAGCCGCATCGCCGCGCCCATGGTCGGCGGCATGCTCACCGCGCCCTTGCTGTCGCTGTTCGTCATACCGGCGGCCTATCGCCTGATGCGCCGCCGGCACCTTCCCGCTACCTCCATCACTCAAGGAAAAAAACCATGA
- a CDS encoding tRNA (adenine(22)-N(1))-methyltransferase, protein MNQQTLSMRLERVAAHVPAGARLADIGSDHGYLPVALLRRGLIAAAVAGEVALTPLHAAQRSVRENALDSAISVRLANGLAAIEPEDGITAISICGMGGETIRDILDSGKARLNGEERLILQPNGGEQPLRQWLMEHGYRILCEEVLRENRFFYEIIVAERAGPVSYTAEELYFGPLQLQARSPAFLAKWQRMLRLKQKTLAHFARARQAVPEEKVRDIARQARWISELLA, encoded by the coding sequence TTGAACCAACAGACATTGTCCATGCGCCTGGAGCGCGTGGCGGCGCATGTGCCAGCGGGCGCGCGCCTGGCCGATATCGGCTCGGATCACGGTTACCTGCCGGTGGCGTTGCTGCGCCGTGGCCTTATCGCCGCGGCGGTGGCCGGCGAGGTGGCGTTGACGCCGCTCCACGCGGCCCAACGCAGCGTGCGCGAAAACGCCCTGGACTCGGCCATCAGCGTGCGCCTGGCCAACGGCCTGGCGGCGATCGAGCCGGAAGACGGGATCACGGCGATCAGCATTTGCGGCATGGGCGGCGAGACGATCCGCGACATCCTCGACAGCGGCAAGGCGCGCCTGAATGGCGAGGAACGCCTGATCCTGCAACCCAACGGCGGCGAGCAGCCCCTGCGCCAATGGCTGATGGAGCATGGCTACCGCATCCTCTGCGAGGAAGTGCTGCGGGAAAACCGCTTTTTCTACGAAATCATCGTCGCCGAGCGCGCCGGGCCGGTGAGCTACACCGCCGAGGAACTGTACTTCGGCCCGCTGCAACTGCAGGCCCGCAGCCCGGCGTTCTTGGCCAAGTGGCAGCGCATGCTGCGCCTGAAACAGAAGACCCTGGCCCACTTCGCCCGGGCACGACAGGCCGTGCCCGAGGAGAAGGTCCGGGACATCGCCCGGCAGGCTCGCTGGATCAGCGAGTTGCTGGCTTGA
- a CDS encoding copper-binding protein, whose protein sequence is MKPIRIVVAGTLAALSLAAHAQDMPGMKMDDMNMNGMPMKQEARQARQATAEGTIKAIDTAKQRVTIAHGAVPAVQWPPMTMAFAATAEQLQGLAIGDRVTFSFRLESGAATILSIGK, encoded by the coding sequence ATGAAACCGATCCGGATCGTTGTTGCTGGCACCCTGGCCGCGCTGTCCCTCGCCGCCCACGCGCAGGACATGCCCGGCATGAAAATGGACGACATGAACATGAACGGCATGCCGATGAAGCAGGAGGCCCGGCAGGCTCGACAGGCCACCGCCGAGGGCACGATCAAGGCCATCGATACCGCGAAGCAGCGGGTGACCATCGCCCACGGCGCCGTCCCCGCCGTGCAATGGCCACCGATGACCATGGCCTTTGCCGCGACCGCGGAGCAGCTGCAAGGGCTGGCGATCGGCGACCGGGTGACCTTCTCATTCCGCCTGGAAAGCGGCGCGGCCACTATCCTTTCCATCGGCAAATAA
- a CDS encoding alpha/beta fold hydrolase — protein sequence MKMTLRNHTIGASILALTLFGILGTAQAQTSTAAQADAGSGTTYAAPSPFGPLKHVNAGLLDVAYAETGPADGPVVILLHGWPYDIHSFDEVAPLLAAKGYRVLMPYARGYGDTRFLSANTLRNGQPAALASDVIDFMDALKIKQAVLGGYDWGARSADIVSALWPERVKALVSVSGYLIGNQAAGQNPLPPKAELQWWYQFYFATDRGRAGYEKNTHDFAKLIWQLASPQWKFDDATFERSAKALDNPDHVDITVFNYRWRLGLVQGESRYAALEQKLATAPAIGVPTITLEGDANGAPHPNPADYAKRFTGKYQFRLISGGIGHNLPQEDPQAFAQAVIDADRL from the coding sequence ATGAAGATGACACTGCGCAACCACACCATCGGCGCGTCGATCCTGGCCCTCACCCTGTTCGGCATCCTCGGCACGGCCCAGGCGCAGACGAGCACGGCGGCGCAAGCCGATGCGGGCAGCGGCACCACTTATGCCGCCCCTTCGCCGTTCGGCCCGCTGAAGCATGTCAACGCCGGGCTGCTGGACGTGGCGTACGCCGAAACAGGCCCCGCCGATGGCCCGGTGGTGATTCTGCTGCACGGCTGGCCGTACGACATTCACAGCTTTGATGAGGTCGCGCCCCTGCTGGCCGCCAAGGGTTATCGGGTGCTGATGCCCTATGCCCGCGGCTACGGCGATACCCGTTTCCTGTCGGCGAACACCCTGCGCAATGGCCAGCCGGCCGCGCTGGCCAGCGACGTCATCGACTTCATGGACGCGCTGAAGATCAAGCAAGCGGTGCTCGGCGGTTATGACTGGGGCGCGCGTTCGGCGGACATCGTCTCGGCGCTGTGGCCGGAGCGGGTCAAGGCGCTGGTGTCGGTCAGTGGCTACCTGATCGGCAACCAGGCGGCCGGGCAGAACCCGCTGCCGCCCAAGGCGGAATTGCAGTGGTGGTACCAGTTCTATTTCGCCACCGACCGCGGTCGCGCCGGCTACGAGAAAAACACTCACGACTTCGCCAAGCTGATCTGGCAACTGGCCTCGCCGCAATGGAAGTTCGATGACGCCACCTTCGAGCGCAGCGCCAAGGCCCTGGACAACCCCGACCATGTCGACATCACGGTGTTCAACTACCGCTGGCGCCTGGGGCTGGTTCAAGGCGAAAGCCGCTACGCCGCCCTGGAGCAGAAACTGGCCACGGCCCCGGCCATCGGCGTGCCGACCATCACCCTGGAAGGCGATGCCAACGGCGCGCCGCACCCGAACCCCGCGGACTACGCCAAGCGCTTCACCGGCAAATACCAGTTCCGCCTGATCAGCGGCGGCATCGGCCACAACCTGCCGCAGGAAGACCCGCAGGCGTTCGCCCAGGCGGTGATCGATGCGGATCGTCTTTGA
- a CDS encoding AAA family ATPase, which translates to MQRIVILGNAGSGKSTLARALGKRRNLPVAHLDTLFWEPGWVEPDAEQFRERVRAAVAPAAWVCEGNYARRTFDLRLPRADLIIWLDTPRLTCFTRVIIRSLMNRPRPDLAAGCTEKLDRAFLTFLNFVWNFDRGYRPGIEAVRLAIGPQIPTLHLRGTRQIAAFLDSLPATPEACLE; encoded by the coding sequence ATGCAACGGATTGTAATTCTGGGTAATGCCGGGAGCGGGAAGTCCACCCTCGCCCGCGCCCTCGGCAAGCGCCGGAACCTGCCTGTGGCCCACCTGGACACACTGTTCTGGGAGCCCGGCTGGGTCGAACCCGACGCCGAGCAGTTCCGCGAACGGGTCCGCGCAGCGGTCGCACCGGCTGCCTGGGTGTGTGAAGGCAACTATGCCCGGCGGACCTTCGACCTTCGCCTGCCCCGTGCCGACCTGATCATCTGGCTCGATACCCCACGGCTCACCTGTTTCACCCGGGTGATCATACGCAGCCTAATGAACCGCCCCCGGCCTGACCTTGCCGCAGGCTGCACGGAAAAGCTCGACCGGGCGTTCCTGACCTTCCTGAACTTCGTGTGGAATTTCGACCGTGGCTACCGCCCGGGTATCGAGGCGGTGCGCCTGGCCATAGGCCCGCAGATTCCTACGCTGCACTTGCGCGGCACCCGGCAGATTGCCGCGTTTCTCGATAGCTTGCCGGCGACGCCTGAAGCCTGCCTTGAATGA
- a CDS encoding GFA family protein — MTDTFQGSCLCGAVEYQLSSRPKALSHCHCSQCRKSHGAAFASYGSVLRSDLHIVQGAESLQSYRSSESVLRQFCGQCGSSLFWSRDQGDHADWISIALGTLDTPFTADKQKHIQVAFKASWYEIQDHWPQHP, encoded by the coding sequence ATGACTGACACCTTCCAGGGCAGCTGCCTGTGCGGCGCCGTTGAATACCAGCTCTCGTCCCGCCCCAAGGCGCTTTCCCACTGCCATTGCAGCCAGTGCCGGAAAAGCCATGGGGCGGCGTTCGCCAGTTATGGCAGTGTGTTGCGCAGCGACCTGCACATCGTTCAGGGGGCCGAGAGCCTCCAGTCCTATCGATCCTCCGAGTCGGTGCTGCGCCAGTTTTGCGGTCAGTGCGGTTCGTCGCTGTTCTGGTCCAGGGACCAGGGCGATCATGCCGACTGGATCTCGATCGCCCTGGGCACCCTGGATACGCCCTTCACCGCGGATAAACAGAAACACATTCAGGTGGCGTTCAAGGCTTCGTGGTACGAAATCCAGGATCATTGGCCGCAACACCCATGA
- a CDS encoding efflux RND transporter periplasmic adaptor subunit — translation MNSPIWKVASVVGVSLALGVAGGYWLAQPHSGETPAVAIGQEASAEPKALYWYDPMYPQQKFDKPGKSPFMDMQLVPRYAESQGAQGDGAAVRIDPGLAQNLGLRLASVTRGVLASSVDAVGVLAFNEREVAVVQPRTAGFVERVYARAPGDLLKANAALADILVPEWAAAQEEFLALRASGDAGLLAAARQRLRLSGMPTALIAQVERSGKVQPNLTLSSPIGGVLQELNVRQGMTLAAGETLARVNGLNSVWLAVAVPESQAGSLVSGQVAEARLPAFPGEVFAGKVDAILPEANADSRTLRVRVELPNPQGRLRPGMSAQVSLQRSTRQALLWVPSEAVIRTGRRTLVMLAEDAGRYRPVEVQPGPDNAGQTAILKGLEEGQQVVASGQFLLDSEASLKGIVAASLAEPAAVLHEAEGQILAIDRQEVTLAHGPFKTLGMPAMTMTFPLANPGLMQDLKVGDTVRFAVSQTDTGLRVERLENAGSQP, via the coding sequence ATGAATTCGCCGATCTGGAAAGTCGCTTCGGTGGTCGGCGTCTCGCTGGCCCTGGGAGTCGCGGGTGGTTACTGGCTGGCCCAGCCGCACAGCGGCGAAACGCCGGCGGTGGCGATCGGGCAGGAGGCCTCGGCCGAACCCAAGGCGCTGTACTGGTACGACCCGATGTACCCGCAGCAGAAGTTCGACAAGCCGGGCAAGTCGCCCTTTATGGACATGCAACTGGTTCCGCGCTACGCCGAGAGCCAGGGAGCCCAAGGGGATGGCGCGGCGGTGCGTATCGATCCGGGCCTGGCCCAGAACCTCGGCCTGCGCCTGGCCAGCGTCACGCGCGGGGTGTTGGCCAGCAGCGTCGATGCGGTCGGGGTGCTGGCGTTCAACGAACGCGAGGTGGCGGTCGTTCAGCCGCGCACCGCGGGTTTTGTCGAACGGGTGTATGCCCGGGCTCCCGGGGATCTGCTCAAGGCCAACGCGGCCCTGGCGGACATCCTGGTGCCGGAATGGGCGGCGGCCCAGGAGGAGTTTCTCGCCCTCAGGGCCAGTGGCGATGCTGGCCTGCTGGCGGCCGCCCGCCAGCGATTGCGCCTCAGCGGGATGCCGACGGCCTTGATCGCCCAGGTCGAGCGCAGTGGTAAGGTCCAGCCGAACCTGACCCTGAGCAGCCCCATCGGCGGCGTGCTTCAAGAGCTGAACGTCCGCCAGGGCATGACCCTGGCCGCCGGCGAGACCCTGGCCCGGGTCAACGGCTTGAACAGCGTCTGGCTGGCCGTGGCGGTTCCAGAGTCGCAGGCCGGCTCGCTGGTCAGCGGGCAGGTGGCCGAGGCTCGTTTGCCGGCTTTTCCGGGGGAGGTGTTCGCGGGCAAGGTCGACGCGATCCTTCCGGAAGCCAATGCCGATAGCCGCACGCTGCGTGTGCGGGTCGAGTTGCCTAACCCGCAAGGTCGGCTGCGGCCGGGCATGAGCGCCCAGGTCAGTCTCCAGCGTTCGACCCGGCAAGCTCTGTTGTGGGTGCCCAGCGAGGCGGTGATTCGCACCGGCCGCCGGACCCTGGTGATGCTCGCCGAAGACGCAGGGCGCTACCGCCCGGTGGAGGTGCAGCCAGGGCCGGACAACGCTGGCCAGACGGCGATCTTGAAAGGCCTGGAGGAGGGGCAACAGGTGGTGGCGTCCGGGCAGTTCCTGCTGGACTCGGAAGCCAGCCTCAAGGGCATTGTCGCCGCTTCGTTGGCAGAACCCGCAGCGGTCCTGCATGAGGCCGAAGGGCAGATCCTGGCCATCGACCGCCAGGAAGTCACACTGGCCCATGGTCCCTTCAAGACCCTGGGCATGCCGGCCATGACCATGACCTTTCCTCTCGCCAATCCCGGCCTGATGCAGGACCTCAAGGTGGGCGACACCGTACGGTTCGCGGTGAGCCAGACCGATACCGGTCTGCGGGTCGAGCGTCTGGAGAACGCGGGGAGCCAGCCATGA